The window CTTCTTGACATTTACTGTCCACCTCCTTAATAATTATTACGCTTTCTTAGCTCCGTATTTAGATCTTGATTGTTTTCTCTTAGCAACTCCTGCTGTATCTAGAGCTCCTCTGATAACTTTATATCTAACTCCTGGTAAATCTTTTGTTCTTCCTCCTCTTACTAGAACGATTGAGTGCTCCTGTAAGTTATGTCCCTCTCCTGGGATGTATGAAGTTACTTCGATTCCGTTAGTTAATTTTACTCTGGCAACCTTTCTTAAAGCTGAGTTTGGTTTCTTAGGTGTAGTAGTATAAACTCTTACACACACTCCTCTTCTTTGTGGGTTTCCTTGTAATGCTGGTGATTTTTTACTCTCTTCTAGAGTTTGTCTTCCTTTTTTTACTAATTGACTTAAAGTAGGCATTTTACCCTCCTTCCTCTGAATTTTTTTATTTATTATTTTTAAATAATATTTAACTTTAGTATTATAATAGCTTTGTTGCA is drawn from Candidatus Cetobacterium colombiensis and contains these coding sequences:
- the rpsL gene encoding 30S ribosomal protein S12, producing MPTLSQLVKKGRQTLEESKKSPALQGNPQRRGVCVRVYTTTPKKPNSALRKVARVKLTNGIEVTSYIPGEGHNLQEHSIVLVRGGRTKDLPGVRYKVIRGALDTAGVAKRKQSRSKYGAKKA